Proteins encoded within one genomic window of Couchioplanes caeruleus:
- a CDS encoding CoA transferase produces MDAGALVADHLALLAVPVQDGWADSEVRVRIDPGPAEPEAVAQAQAGLMTVHGREYGAPRRLGLDVATVATGILAAQGVLAALIARRRGLPVRGVTVRGPAGALQFVRHHLAIATGGGAFPYRPAGVPGPPFRTADGVWAEIEVLAGDDWAAFWRRLGLDGAGVVGAAWLPFVYRYLAGECRVPPELPAAFARHTLAEVRAAAEACGVAVVPVRLTPLAGVTEPWTVAPHGAATVARRAGTASPDAPLHGLRVVEVTSRLQGPLAGRLLRQLGAQVTKVEPPGGDFGRHSPPLAGEYGAAYLAYNEGKRIVEIDYKNAAGLAELGELAADADVFLHNWRPGRAEALGLDAAAVARTNPAAVYAHASGWDGISDPPCPIAGDFVVQAHAGSGALLHPPGAAPLPSRLTLVDVAGGLLAAEAVLAGLLHRERTHRGCQVGSSLIRAAAVLAASATAPWGPLDGPIETAAGHLVVGAADPVTARRLRAACGLPVTATDAEVRAGLCRGTAARWADRLPPAGVPAVEVPVGLAAVPDDPRLAGLLERAGDACWVPGVPWSFDV; encoded by the coding sequence GTGGACGCGGGCGCGCTCGTCGCCGACCACCTCGCTCTGCTCGCCGTGCCCGTCCAGGACGGCTGGGCCGACAGCGAGGTCCGCGTGCGCATCGATCCGGGCCCGGCCGAGCCGGAGGCGGTGGCCCAGGCGCAGGCCGGCCTGATGACCGTGCACGGGCGCGAGTACGGTGCGCCGCGCCGGCTCGGCCTCGACGTGGCCACGGTTGCCACCGGCATCCTCGCCGCACAGGGTGTGCTGGCCGCCCTGATCGCCCGGCGTCGCGGCCTGCCGGTGCGGGGTGTGACGGTGCGGGGTCCGGCGGGGGCGCTGCAGTTCGTCCGGCATCACCTGGCGATCGCGACCGGTGGCGGCGCGTTCCCGTACCGCCCGGCCGGCGTGCCCGGTCCGCCGTTCCGGACCGCGGACGGCGTGTGGGCCGAGATCGAGGTGCTGGCCGGCGACGACTGGGCGGCCTTCTGGAGGCGGCTCGGGCTCGACGGTGCGGGCGTGGTCGGCGCCGCCTGGCTGCCGTTCGTCTACCGCTATCTGGCCGGCGAGTGCCGGGTGCCGCCGGAGCTGCCGGCCGCGTTCGCCCGGCACACGCTGGCCGAGGTGCGCGCGGCCGCCGAGGCCTGCGGCGTCGCGGTCGTTCCCGTCCGCCTGACGCCGCTCGCGGGTGTCACGGAGCCGTGGACGGTCGCACCGCACGGTGCGGCAACGGTCGCCCGGCGCGCGGGTACGGCGTCGCCGGACGCCCCGCTGCACGGTCTACGCGTCGTGGAGGTCACTTCCCGGCTGCAGGGCCCCCTGGCGGGGCGGCTCCTGCGTCAGCTCGGCGCACAGGTGACCAAGGTGGAACCGCCGGGCGGCGATTTCGGCCGGCACAGCCCGCCGTTGGCCGGGGAGTACGGCGCCGCGTACCTGGCGTACAACGAGGGCAAGCGGATCGTCGAGATCGACTACAAGAACGCCGCCGGCCTCGCCGAACTGGGCGAGCTCGCCGCGGACGCCGACGTCTTCCTGCACAACTGGCGGCCGGGCCGGGCCGAGGCGCTGGGCCTCGACGCGGCCGCCGTCGCCCGGACGAACCCCGCCGCGGTGTACGCCCACGCATCCGGCTGGGACGGCATCAGCGACCCGCCGTGCCCGATCGCCGGCGACTTCGTCGTGCAGGCGCACGCCGGGTCCGGTGCCCTGCTCCACCCACCCGGCGCCGCCCCGCTGCCGAGCCGGCTCACCCTGGTCGACGTGGCCGGCGGCCTGCTGGCGGCGGAGGCGGTGCTGGCCGGCCTCCTCCACCGCGAGCGCACCCACCGGGGCTGCCAGGTCGGCAGCTCCCTGATCCGTGCGGCGGCGGTCCTCGCGGCGTCCGCCACGGCCCCCTGGGGTCCCCTGGACGGCCCGATCGAGACGGCCGCCGGTCACCTCGTGGTGGGAGCCGCCGACCCGGTCACCGCCCGCCGCTTGCGTGCCGCCTGCGGCCTGCCGGTGACGGCCACCGACGCCGAGGTCCGCGCCGGGCTCTGCCGGGGAACCGCCGCGCGGTGGGCGGACCGGTTGCCACCCGCCGGCGTGCCGGCCGTCGAGGTGCCGGTCGGGCTCGCCGCGGTGCCGGACGATCCGCGGCTGGCCGGTCTGCTGGAGCGGGCCGGCGACGCCTGCTGGGTGCCGGGTGTGCCCTGGAGTTTCGATGTTTGA
- a CDS encoding class I adenylate-forming enzyme family protein, giving the protein MSAEPAPTLSAALSATAQRWPGRAALICPRHRMTHADLVEAAGRLAAIYRRLGVGPGDRVACSVGNRCEHLVAMLAAWSRGAVHVATDHRFTVPELDAVVTRTDARLLIYEPGDERMNPYATPSALRRRHPDLQFVVVTGHLAPAEFVRWTVDDLGEPDHGPGPAPDDPAVVFVSSGTTGTPKTTVGFHGNLAGRWRGLAGWLEFRPEDVHLAQLPLSHGFGMMMALAGLLAGGTLVLLDRFSPEDALQACGRYGITVLNGAPAHFSLLLDRLDPAVHKIDTLRFSVGTAGSFPPELVNAIWERLSVDLMVMYGSSEGIGVATKDAEDVLRGSVGRPDPGSVRIVGPDREPLALGEVGEVAFSRAAFPVRYYGEAPSQDAWYYSGDLGRLDEQGRLYIHGRLAHRIDRGGLKVDPVEVERALLRCADVADVAVFGRTDPVVGETVCACVRPAAGRHPELTELRAELSERLAPFKLPEELCLVDEIPRTEIGKVDLPRLRELAAAAPTQRLARR; this is encoded by the coding sequence ATGAGTGCCGAACCAGCACCGACGTTGTCGGCAGCGCTGTCCGCGACCGCACAGCGATGGCCGGGCCGGGCGGCCCTGATCTGTCCCCGGCACCGGATGACCCACGCCGATCTGGTCGAGGCGGCCGGACGGCTGGCCGCGATCTACAGGAGGCTGGGCGTCGGTCCGGGCGACCGGGTGGCCTGTTCCGTGGGGAACCGCTGCGAACACCTGGTGGCGATGCTGGCGGCGTGGAGCCGGGGCGCGGTGCACGTGGCCACGGACCACCGGTTCACCGTCCCGGAGCTGGACGCGGTGGTCACGAGGACCGATGCCCGCCTGCTGATCTACGAGCCGGGCGACGAGCGGATGAATCCGTACGCGACCCCCTCCGCGCTGCGCCGCCGCCACCCGGACCTGCAGTTCGTCGTGGTGACCGGCCATCTCGCCCCGGCCGAGTTCGTCCGGTGGACGGTCGACGACCTGGGCGAGCCGGACCACGGTCCGGGCCCGGCGCCGGACGACCCCGCCGTCGTGTTCGTCAGCTCCGGCACGACCGGCACCCCGAAGACGACCGTCGGCTTCCACGGCAACCTGGCCGGCCGCTGGCGCGGGCTCGCTGGCTGGCTGGAGTTCCGGCCGGAGGACGTGCATCTCGCCCAGCTTCCGCTGTCGCACGGCTTCGGCATGATGATGGCGCTCGCCGGCCTGCTGGCCGGTGGCACGCTGGTGCTGCTCGACCGGTTCTCCCCGGAGGATGCCCTGCAGGCGTGCGGCCGGTACGGCATCACCGTGCTCAACGGCGCACCGGCGCACTTCTCCCTGCTGCTGGACCGCCTCGACCCGGCCGTACACAAGATCGACACGCTGCGGTTCAGCGTCGGCACCGCGGGCTCCTTCCCGCCGGAGCTGGTGAACGCGATCTGGGAGCGGCTCTCCGTCGACCTGATGGTCATGTACGGCTCCAGCGAGGGCATCGGCGTGGCGACCAAGGACGCGGAGGACGTGCTCCGTGGCTCGGTCGGGCGCCCCGACCCGGGCTCGGTCCGGATCGTCGGCCCGGACCGGGAGCCGCTGGCGCTCGGCGAGGTCGGCGAGGTCGCCTTCTCCCGGGCGGCGTTCCCGGTGCGGTACTACGGCGAGGCGCCGTCCCAGGACGCCTGGTACTACTCCGGCGACCTGGGCCGGCTGGACGAGCAGGGCCGCCTCTACATCCACGGCCGGCTGGCACACCGGATCGACCGCGGCGGTCTCAAGGTGGACCCCGTGGAGGTGGAGCGGGCGCTGCTGCGCTGCGCGGATGTGGCGGACGTGGCCGTGTTCGGCCGTACCGACCCGGTGGTCGGCGAGACGGTGTGCGCCTGCGTACGCCCCGCGGCCGGGCGGCATCCCGAGCTGACCGAGCTGCGCGCCGAGTTGAGCGAGCGGCTGGCGCCGTTCAAGCTGCCCGAGGAGCTGTGCCTGGTCGACGAGATCCCGCGGACGGAGATCGGCAAGGTCGACCTGCCCCGGCTGCGGGAGCTGGCCGCGGCGGCGCCGACCCAGCGCCTGGCCCGGCGGTGA
- a CDS encoding FAD-binding oxidoreductase → MAGSAGQAAYRDLRGLVRGLLLRPGDDGYDAARRVWNGAVDRRPMVIVRCADAGDVAGAVRYAVRQGIELSIRSTGHNVTGCAVSDGGLALDLSGMRGIRIDPDRRTAVVEPGVLWGDLDRRAQEHGLATTGGRISTTGVAGLTLGGGFGWLMRRYGLAADNLRSVDLVTADGKPSRVDGAREAELFWALRGGGGNFGVATSLEFALHPVGPLVTGGAAFYPAAAAARVLRWYRDFIRDAPDVLSAQCNLLKLPSAPFVPAELHGMPAVAVAVCHLGAEADAERDLAALGDLGPPLLRRIGRMRYTSLQRLYDMAGRFGSFVYGRAGYLPALDDRAVAVLDGRAEAVPSPHCIVMISPLGGAVARVGPTETAVGHRDAAFSVSVDAVWRRPAEAPAHRDWVHRLWDGLRPCTSGVYVNELGDEGPERVRSAYDPASWSRLRAVKARHDPANVFHLNQNIPPADGGTTASAEKTPVAVTEKVGVTSVHELRERP, encoded by the coding sequence GTGGCGGGCTCCGCCGGCCAGGCCGCGTACCGGGACCTGCGAGGACTGGTGCGCGGCCTGCTGCTGCGACCGGGCGACGACGGGTACGACGCCGCGCGCCGGGTGTGGAACGGCGCGGTGGACCGCCGGCCGATGGTGATCGTGCGGTGCGCCGACGCCGGCGACGTTGCCGGCGCGGTGCGCTATGCCGTACGCCAGGGCATCGAGCTGTCGATCCGCAGCACCGGCCACAACGTCACCGGCTGCGCCGTCAGCGACGGCGGTCTCGCGCTGGACCTGTCCGGGATGCGCGGGATCCGGATCGACCCGGACCGCCGGACGGCGGTGGTGGAGCCCGGGGTGCTCTGGGGTGACCTCGACCGGCGGGCGCAGGAGCACGGGCTGGCGACCACCGGCGGGCGCATCTCCACCACCGGCGTGGCCGGCCTGACCCTCGGCGGCGGCTTCGGCTGGCTGATGCGCCGCTACGGCCTGGCCGCGGACAACCTGCGCTCGGTGGATCTGGTCACCGCGGACGGAAAGCCGTCGCGTGTGGACGGTGCGAGGGAGGCGGAGCTGTTCTGGGCGCTGCGCGGCGGCGGGGGCAACTTCGGCGTGGCGACCTCCCTGGAGTTCGCGCTGCATCCGGTCGGTCCTCTGGTGACGGGTGGCGCGGCCTTCTATCCCGCGGCGGCGGCCGCGCGGGTGCTGCGGTGGTACCGCGACTTCATCCGGGATGCCCCGGACGTCCTGTCCGCGCAGTGCAACCTGTTGAAGCTGCCTTCCGCGCCGTTCGTTCCGGCGGAGCTGCACGGCATGCCGGCGGTGGCCGTCGCCGTGTGCCACCTCGGCGCCGAGGCCGATGCCGAGCGCGACCTGGCCGCACTCGGCGACCTCGGTCCGCCGCTGCTGCGCCGGATCGGCCGGATGCGCTACACCTCGCTGCAGCGCCTGTACGACATGGCGGGACGCTTCGGCTCCTTCGTGTACGGCCGCGCCGGCTATCTGCCGGCCCTGGACGATCGCGCGGTCGCGGTGCTGGACGGCCGCGCCGAAGCGGTCCCGTCGCCGCACTGCATCGTGATGATCTCACCGCTCGGCGGGGCGGTGGCCCGGGTCGGGCCGACGGAGACCGCGGTCGGCCACCGCGACGCCGCCTTCAGCGTGTCGGTGGACGCGGTGTGGCGGCGTCCGGCCGAGGCGCCCGCGCACCGTGACTGGGTGCACCGCCTGTGGGACGGGCTGCGCCCGTGCACGTCCGGGGTCTACGTCAACGAGCTCGGCGACGAGGGGCCGGAGCGGGTGCGCTCGGCGTACGACCCGGCGAGCTGGTCGCGCCTGCGCGCGGTGAAGGCCCGCCACGACCCGGCCAACGTCTTTCATCTCAACCAGAACATCCCGCCGGCCGACGGCGGGACAACCGCAAGCGCCGAGAAGACACCCGTCGCCGTGACCGAGAAGGTTGGGGTGACGAGCGTCCACGAACTCCGGGAGCGGCCATGA